A genome region from Drosophila simulans strain w501 chromosome 2R, Prin_Dsim_3.1, whole genome shotgun sequence includes the following:
- the LOC6735108 gene encoding glutathione S-transferase 1: MVKLTLYGLDPSPPVRAVKLTLAALNLTYEYVNVDIVARAQLSPDYLEKNPQHTVPTLEDDGHYIWDSHAIIAYLVSKYADSDALYPKDPLQRAVVDQRLHFESGVVFANGIRSISKSVLFQGQTKVPKERYDAIIEIYDFVETFLKGQDYIAGNQLTIADFSLVSSVASLEAFVALDTTKYPRIGAWIKKLEQLPYYEEANGKGARQLVAIFKKTNFTFET, from the coding sequence ATGGTGAAATTGACTTTATACGGCTTGGACCCCAGTCCCCCAGTTCGCGCTGTTAAGCTTACTTTGGCCGCTCTAAACCTAACCTACGAATATGTAAACGTTGACATTGTGGCTCGTGCCCAACTTTCGCCGGACTATCTGGAGAAGAATCCACAGCATACGGTGCCCACCCTGGAGGATGACGGTCACTACATCTGGGATTCGCATGCCATTATTGCCTATTTGGTCTCGAAATATGCTGACTCCGATGCTCTATACCCGAAAGATCCTCTCCAGCGGGCTGTTGTGGATCAGCGGCTGCACTTTGAGTCCGGAGTGGTCTTTGCCAATGGCATTAGGAGCATATCGAAGTCAGTGCTCTTCCAGGGACAGACGAAAGTACCCAAGGAGCGATACGATGCCATTATCGAGATCTACGATTTTGTGGAAACCTTTCTCAAGGGACAGGATTACATCGCTGGCAATCAGCTGACCATTGCGGATTTCAGTCTCGTTTCATCGGTGGCCTCCCTAGAGGCCTTCGTGGCTTTGGATACGACTAAGTATCCCAGGATCGGTGCTTGGATCAAAAAGCTGGAACAGCTTCCATACTACGAGGAAGCCAACGGCAAGGGCGCCCGCCAGTTGGTGGCCATTTTCAAGAAGACCAATTTCACATTCGAAACATga